The window ACTATCGCTGTATACGACCTTGGTGGTGGTACATTCGATATCTCTATCATCGAAATCGATGAAGTAGAAGGCGAGAAGACTTTCGAAGTTCTTTCAACTAACGGTGACACTCACCTTGGTGGTGAAGATTTCGATAACCGCATGATCAACTACCTAGTAGATGAGTTCAAGAAAGAGCAAGGTATCGACCTTAAAACTGATCCACTAGCAATGCAGCGTGTTAAAGAAGCAGCAGAAAAAGCGAAAATCGAGCTTTCTTCTACTACTCAAACTGACGTAAACCTACCTTACGTTACTGCTGATGCGACTGGTCCTAAGCACATGAACATCAAAGTGACTCGTGCGAAGCTTGAGTCTCTAGTTGAAGACCTAGTACAACGTTCTCTTGAGCCTCTAAAAGTTGCTCTAGCGGATGCTGACCTATCTGTAGGCGAAATCACTGACGTTATCCTAGTTGGTGGTCAAACTCGTATGCCTATGGTTCAAGCTAAAGTTGCTGAGTTCTTCGGTAAAGAAGCTCGTAAAGACGTAAACCCTGACGAAGCAGTAGCAATGGGTGCTGCAGTTCAAGGTGGTGTACTAGCTGGTGACGTTAAAGACGTACTACTTCTAGACGTTACTCCTCTATCTTTCGGTATCGAAACGATGGGCGGCGTAATGACTAAGCTAATCGAGAAAAACACAACTATCCCAACAAAAGCGGATCAAGTGTTCTCTACAGCTGAAGACAACCAAAGCGCGGTAACTATCCACGTACTACAAGGTGAGCGTAAGCAAGCGACTTACAACAAGTCTCTTGGTCAGTTCAACCTAGAAGGTATCCAACCAGCACCACGTGGCATGCCACAAATCGAAGTAACTTTCGACCTAGATGCTGACGGTATCCTAAACGTATCTGCGAAAGATAAAGCGACTGGTAAAGAACAGAAGATCACTATCCAAGCATCAGGCGGTCTGTCTGAGGAAGAGATCGAAGCAATGGTACAAGAAGCAGAAGCTAACAAAGAAGCGGACAAGAAGTTCGAAGAGCTAGTAACTGCACGTAACCAAGCTGACCAAATGATTCACGGTACTAAGAAGCAAGTAGAAGAAGCTGGTGAAGCTCTGCCTGCAGAAGAGAAAGAGAAGATTGAAGCAGCTATCTCTGAGCTAGAAACTGCACGTAAAGGCGATGACAAAGAAGCGATCGACGCTAAAGTTCAAGCGCTAATGACGGCAGCTCAAAAGCTAATGGAAATCGCTCAACAACAAGCTCAAGCGCAACAAGCACAAGGTGCTGACGCTGATGCTCAACAGTCTAAAGAAGACGACGTAGTTGATGCTGAGTTCGAAGAAGTTAAAGACGACAAGAAATAATATTTCTAACTAGGCGACTTATGGTCGCCTAGAGTCGATAAGACTTTTGTGTGCGGGCGTTTGGGGTAACTCTTACGCCCGTCTGTTTGTCCAAGCTGTCTTTCTAGTTAAGTATTTTGCAATGAGTGCACTTACCTAGAACGATACAAACACCAAGCGGTAGATCATGCCGTTTGCAGTAATTAATTGGTGACGAAGAACATGTCAAAACGTGATTTTTACGAAGTATTAGGCGTAGGCCGTGATGCCTCTGAGCGCGATATCAAAAAGGCGTACAAGCGTCTAGCGATGAAATTCCACCCAGACCGTAACCAGGGTGATCAGTCTGCAGCGGACAAGTTTAAAGAAGTAAAAGAAGCGTACGAAATTCTCACTGACCCTCAAAAGAAAGCGGCGTACGATCAATACGGCCATGCTGCTTTTGAACAAGGCGGTGGCGGCTTCGGCGGCGGCGGCGGCGGTTTTGGTGGCGGTGGCGCTGACTTCGGCGACATCTTTGGCGATGTGTTCGGTGATATTTTTGGTGGCGGCCGTCGTGGCGGTGGTCAGCAACGCGCGCAACGTGGCGCAGACCTGCGTTACAACATGGAACTGTCGCTAGAAGAGGCGGTTCGTGGCGTATCAAAAGAGATCGAAGTACCTACGCTTGTTCACTGTGATACTTGTGATGGTAGCGGCGCGAAGAAAGGCTCGTCAGCTGAAACGTGTGGTACCTGTCATGGTCACGGTCAAGTTCAGATGCGTCAAGGCTTTTTTGCAGTACAACAGACCTGTCCTACCTGTCACGGTAAAGGCAAGATCATCAAAGACCCATGTAATGAATGTCATGGTCAAGGCCGTAAGCAGAAAACTAAGACACTTAACGTTAAGATCCCAGCTGGTGTTGATACTGGCGACCGTATCCGCCTATCTGGCGAAGGTGAAGCGGGAGAAATGGGCGCACCAGCAGGTGACCTTTACGTACAAGTTCACGTGAGAGAGCATCATATCTTTGAACGTGAAGGCAACAACTTATATTGTGAAGTGCCAGTAAGCTTTGCTATGGCAGCTCTAGGTGGTGAAGTTGAGGTTCCGACGCTAGATGGTCGTGTGAATCTTAAAGTACCGACAGAAACGCAAACTGGCCGCATGTTCCGCATGCGTGGTAAAGGTGTGAAAGGCGTTCGTGGCGGCGGTGTGGGTGACCTAATCGTTAAGCTAGTGGTTGAGACTCCAGTTAAGCTAAGTTCTCGTCAAAAAGAATTGCTGAAAGAGTTTGATGAGTCTTGTGGTGGCGATGCTGCAACTAAGCACAAGCCAAAATCCGAAGGTTTCTTCAACGGTGTGAAGAAGTTCTTTGATGACTTAACCAGCTAATTGCTGACTAAGTTA is drawn from Vibrio campbellii CAIM 519 = NBRC 15631 = ATCC 25920 and contains these coding sequences:
- the dnaK gene encoding molecular chaperone DnaK — translated: MGKIIGIDLGTTNSCVAVLDGDKPRVIENAEGERTTASVIAYTEGETLVGQPAKRQAVTNPQNTLFAIKRLIGRRFEDEEVQRDIEIMPFNIVKADNGDAWVEAQGQKMAAPQVSAEVLKKMKKTAEDFLGEEVTGAVVTVPAYFNDAQRQATKDAGRIAGLDVKRIINEPTAAALAYGLDKQGGDRTIAVYDLGGGTFDISIIEIDEVEGEKTFEVLSTNGDTHLGGEDFDNRMINYLVDEFKKEQGIDLKTDPLAMQRVKEAAEKAKIELSSTTQTDVNLPYVTADATGPKHMNIKVTRAKLESLVEDLVQRSLEPLKVALADADLSVGEITDVILVGGQTRMPMVQAKVAEFFGKEARKDVNPDEAVAMGAAVQGGVLAGDVKDVLLLDVTPLSFGIETMGGVMTKLIEKNTTIPTKADQVFSTAEDNQSAVTIHVLQGERKQATYNKSLGQFNLEGIQPAPRGMPQIEVTFDLDADGILNVSAKDKATGKEQKITIQASGGLSEEEIEAMVQEAEANKEADKKFEELVTARNQADQMIHGTKKQVEEAGEALPAEEKEKIEAAISELETARKGDDKEAIDAKVQALMTAAQKLMEIAQQQAQAQQAQGADADAQQSKEDDVVDAEFEEVKDDKK
- the dnaJ gene encoding molecular chaperone DnaJ, whose protein sequence is MSKRDFYEVLGVGRDASERDIKKAYKRLAMKFHPDRNQGDQSAADKFKEVKEAYEILTDPQKKAAYDQYGHAAFEQGGGGFGGGGGGFGGGGADFGDIFGDVFGDIFGGGRRGGGQQRAQRGADLRYNMELSLEEAVRGVSKEIEVPTLVHCDTCDGSGAKKGSSAETCGTCHGHGQVQMRQGFFAVQQTCPTCHGKGKIIKDPCNECHGQGRKQKTKTLNVKIPAGVDTGDRIRLSGEGEAGEMGAPAGDLYVQVHVREHHIFEREGNNLYCEVPVSFAMAALGGEVEVPTLDGRVNLKVPTETQTGRMFRMRGKGVKGVRGGGVGDLIVKLVVETPVKLSSRQKELLKEFDESCGGDAATKHKPKSEGFFNGVKKFFDDLTS